In Juglans microcarpa x Juglans regia isolate MS1-56 chromosome 7D, Jm3101_v1.0, whole genome shotgun sequence, the following are encoded in one genomic region:
- the LOC121238395 gene encoding WUSCHEL-related homeobox 3-like has protein sequence MSPVASSRWCPTSEQLMILEEMYRSGIRTPNASQIQKITANLSFYGKIEGKNVFYWFQNHKARDRQKLRRKVSRQLQLQQQQQLHHYYHMNQSNDRFPGYYESPSSSALPQLFFFDSSVNFLPQEGVAGASTQPMNHTWKVDIPQRAEIIEKSTITTYGYDGNATVEMGPISYCCTRPLQTLELFPVTATNLKEECSATSKQDCL, from the exons ATGTCCCCAGTAGCTTCATCTAGATGGTGCCCAACCTCAGAGCAACTCATGATCTTGGAAGAGATGTACAGGAGTGGCATTAGAACTCCCAATGCTTCTCAGATACAAAAGATCACAGCCAACCTCTCTTTCTATGGCAAGATTGAAGGCAAGAATGTCTTCTACTGGTTTCAGAACCACAAGGCAAGGGATAGACAGAAGCTCAGAAGGAAAGTCAGTAGGCAATTGCAACTACAGCAGCAACAGCAACTCCATCATTATTACCACATGAATCAGTCAAATGATCGATTTCCTGGCTACTATGAGTCTCCTAGTTCTTCTGCTCTTCCCCAACTTTTCTTCTTTGACAGCTCTGTTAACTTTCTTCCTCAG GAAGGAGTTGCAGGTGCATCGACCCAACCAATGAATCATACATGGAAGGTAGACATCCCTCAGAGGGCCGAGATCATAGAGAAATCCACGATTACAACGTACGGCTATGATGGGAATGCTACGGTGGAGATGGGTCCAATCTCCTACTGTTGCACTAGACCCCTTCAGACCCTTGAACTCTTCCCTGTTACAGCCACCAATCTCAAAGAAGAGTGCAGTGCCACATCCAAGCAAGATTGTCTCTAG